The Populus alba chromosome 6, ASM523922v2, whole genome shotgun sequence genomic interval ataataataaaataatttttttttttaaatttatcaaaaatattttctgataGCATGTCAAACACTGCCATGAAACTGTTACCACAACCATGGAAGtgcaatacaacaacaacacgTTGACCAATTTTAATAGGAAGCAGTGAAGAGAAACAAAACctaaaatgtaaatttaataaatagtaaaactgaaaaataaaattttaaaagagataatttaattaaccaggttttaaatttatttgtgtttagcAGTAttgttgaaaaacacttttcaaaaaaattaatttttttttattttaaattaatatgcacGTAAACTGATTTAAATAtattcacattaataataataataataaaaaaaaaactgaaaagtaaAGGCAATTCTCAAGTATACCAACAAATTATTAAGGATAGTGTTAAGCTCACACGTAAACTATTTCTGGTATCagttttattatcaaattattttgatctcTCTATTAAAgacttttgtttatttcttaacGAGAagtgttaatttttctttttataaaatggcattttttcttatatatataaaaaaataattttctatagaaagttttaaaaatggtgaaaaaaatatttttgacgtgaattaaatgataaatttgatataaaaaaaatactcaaagaTGTGATAACTTTCAAACTAATTTAAAGTttgtaggaaaaaaataaaataagaaacttAATCACCGGCATTTTCTCAGGAACTAAGATTCCTATCTCACTGGTTGCTTTGTAATATCATGCTGAATGTTGATGTgattatgattatattttaaagtagtttcttatttaaaaatatattaaaatagtattttttaaatattaatatattaaaataatttaataatataaaaaaaaattaaaataaaaaaattataaaaatactttttaaccCAGTAACAAACTGGTCTTTTATACCTGCCAATAAAAACGCAGCACGCCTCCAGAACCAAAAAAGCGGAAGCCAAAACCAAAAATCTAAACACAACACAAGCCAAAACCAGTACGCGTATCTAATTCGAATCCACAACGCTTGAGTCGAGAGAGAAAAGACCGAAACAGTTACGATTCAAGAACAACAATTCCTTGGTTTCTTCTCTAATCTCCACCGGTATTTATTTCTTACTCTATTTTACTCTCTCctgttttattttcatcttcttttttgccTACCACACGCTTGATGAAATGCTTCGTAGCTTGTTTAATTTCTCCTCGTTGTTTCCAGATTTTATGGTTCGATATCCTGTTTGTATGGTTCAGATTGTTTTATTGCTTGTAAAAAAATAGTCTTGTAAAGTtgtatttctctttattttcacGTGTTTATggaaatttaaaggaaaaaaaaaacacgattcTGAGCTATTAAAAGACAGTTTAcacaaaatttttatataaagagaTTTTTGCGACAGGGTTGAGATGAAGTGCGGAGACAGCGtgtatttttatgtgttaaatGTTAAAAACTTGGGTTTCAGttacttgaaaaggaaaaaaaaaaaggattcccgtttttttttttttttgacagagTGTTTTGTAATAAAGCTCATTAAAATGATAGAAAGAGAGTTGGGTTATTATAGGGAATAATATTCTGTTTCGAGGATAGTAAGGAATGTTTTTTTGAGTAAAGAAatgtagtttatttattttttaataaggcAGATACATTAGTTCTGTTATTGATGTTGCCTTACGCTATACATGAGCTGATACATCATGGTAATGTGTCATCAATTAGGAGTACATTGCTTAAGAAACAAGGAAATGGCATAACTTTATTTCGAGGAACTTGTAGCTTCTGCTTgtgcttttcttgtttttaatttttttgggggGCAGGGGGCTTTGAATTCAGCATATGCTGTGTCTTCATGTGCATGTTTTTTAGTTAATCAAGTGTATATTTCTATctgagtttttaaaatttggctGCAGATGTCATTGCATATTGGCAACTTATCGTCTCACATTCGTAGAGATGAACTTGAGCGTGTCTTCCAAAGGTTTGGTCGGTGTAATGTACGAATGAAAGATGGATATGGGTTTGTGGTATATGAATTCCCTCCAAATGCAGAAAAAGCTTTGAGAGCACTACATAGGAGGAACATTTGTGGGAAACCACTAACTCTCTCATGGTCAAATAAACAGCCTAGACCACTTAAAAGATTTGCAAGGACTGCTAGATCTTATGAGCCACAGCATGGTGGGAATTCTGACAGAGGAGGAGATcatgttaaaagaaaattggGTTCCAATGATCAGAAAGATTATAGGTTGAGTTTTACTCAAGCAGATACAACTAGCAGAATACCTAGTTCTGCAGACATGCACCGGGAAGAGATAGTTAACCACCAGGATGACATTGAAGACCACACCAACAAAGAACATCAGGGTTATAGAGAAGATTTTCTAGATGAAAGAGGTAGGGTTGGACCGGACCCAGTGGACAATGATAGATGGGGTGAGCAATTCCATAACCCACCAAATGAAGTTGGTGTTGAAAATGGGATAGAATTTGATAGATATGATCCTTATGAAGGTATTGATAGGAGAAACAATGATGAAAATCTTCAGAAGGCCTATTCTGGCGGTACTCTTGCTCTACAAAGCTCTCAAGAGAATGCAGGGGGGGATCACACCAGCGATGCAACTTTAAACCGTCTTAGTGATGTAAAATCCCAGGAAACTTGCTACAAATGTGGAGGCTCTGGTCACAAAATGCGCAATTGTCCCCAGGAAAATGCTTCACAGAGAAATGTCACTAGGTTTGACAGTAGGCACACTGATGACATCCATGGAAGTGGTAGAGGTAAAGGCGATCCAGAAAAAAATGGATCCAGGTCATGGGAAAAGCTCCAGTCAAGTAGAGATGCTATACCAGGAAGGAGACTCAAGAATGATAAACAATCATTTAGTTCAGGAAGGCATGAAGAAGTGACAAGGAATGGAAGATCTGCTGTATCAAAGGAAACTGATTGGTCCTGTAAAAAGGAGTATGAAAGGAAAAGACAAAGTAGGAAGGAAATTGAATCTCCAAAAAGACACGGCACAAAGAAAGGAAGACGATCAACTTCATCTTTTCTGCATTCTGACAACACCACATCTAGATTGCATTCTACATCTCATTCCTTTAAGCAGCTGCAAAGGTCTCACTCACACTCTAGATCAAAATCAGTATCTTCCAGCTTAAGGTCTGGCTCAACATCACTCTATTCTAGATCCCAAAGTTCTAAAACCATGTCAAGATCAATATCTCCTACATCCCTATCCTTGTCTGTGTCACTTGGTCAAGCTTTGCCGTCCTCTTCAAATAAGGCACAGCTGATCATGAAAGGCTCATCAGATAATGCTACAACACCTGAATCCAAGGAGGTTTTTATTGAAGAAGTGCAACAAGTAGAAGGTGAAACTGGCTTGCAGGGTGATAAACATGGATTGAAGACGGTAGCTGTGAATGACAATGCAGTGTCATCCTCCAAAGCAGACACTGAAATGGAAAAATATCAGCCTCTTCAGAAGGATAATGATGACTGCCTAATGGTGTCCAATTCATTGCACAAAGCACCTAATTCAAGCACACAAATACTGTCAGAGGAAGGCACACTTGCTGCTGGAAATCTCTCTCTGGAGCCCGTGTTAGAGATGGAATGTCAAAATTATGATACATTTGAAACTGACCATGTGCAAGTtccattgaagaaattggaCCCAGAAGCTCCTGCCAGCTCATCTTCCTTCCACTCAACAAGCATTTCTGCAGGGGAGTTGAGCAGTGTTCTGAAGCACTATGGCCTTGGTTGTCAAGATGAGAATGAAAAGCCTTTGCCTGCTGAGGCTTACTTTGGTTCTGCTCGCTTGTGGCCGTGGGAGATCATCTACTACAGGAGGTTGAAGAAGGGCCTTATCTCCATTGAGAACTATGCTAGGCGGGTTGATCAGAATAGGGAATTTGGTATTGTTGACAAATATATTAGAAGCAGTAGTGGTTGGGGAGAATTACATCAAGAGAACCTGTGAAAGGTTTTGTTTGTCAAAATGTGGATTTATTTTTGCCTTCTTAGAACCTCAGCATTTTGGACACATCGTGAATCTAGCCCTGCTCTTATTTTGAGCAGAAGAGTTGAACAGGTAAATATGCAGaatgaaaattatattgaaCTTTCAgcatttataatatgattatatTTTGAAGGTTGACTTTGAGCTGCAATGTTGAGTTGTGGTAGttaagaaatgaaaattaatttagtttttttttttcctggttcaATGAGCTTCTTTTGGTGTCCATGTTAAATTCGTGGATTTATTCTTCAGACTTGTTCTAGCCTGAGATGAGATTCGATCATGTCAATATAGGTTTTGCTGTGACATTGTTGTTGCAAAGATTACACCCTCATGACATGCAATGTTCATTGAAGAGATGTAGCAACTTAAGCCTTGATTCAGTATGTGACATTGAATGGAATAGGTTGTGTGGGCATCCAGGAACTATTTCAGATGTCTCTGCTGTGCGTAGGGAGGAAACCATTACTAATTTggtcaaaattttgttttataatggtGTTCATTTCCCCTTGTATATCATTGGTATGCATTGTATAATAATGAATGGAGATAATTGGAATGGCTATTACGATAAATGGTTGTTGAAAATGTCTGTGCCAAGACAGtgcatgcttttgtttttgcagAGCAGTTTAGCTTAGGTTAGTTTGCACATATGATAAAATCACAACTTTGTTAAATTCACAAGTACTTATTAGGATGAGGTATGGAGTGTGCATGGAAAAATTCTGTGCTGTTATTTTTTGAGATGTTATAGAACAAAGACTTTGCCTTTACAGAAAGGAAGGTAGAGATTTGACGATTTTTCCATATTTGGAATGCACCCAGTCTCCAATCCATCAAGATGTTTACTTTCAGTGTGTGCTACTGGTGTTGAGACTTGAGATTCTTGAACTCTAACGTTACCTAAAAAGGGGAGATCAAGATCGGTGAAAGATCAGTTTTCAATGTCTTCATTTAAATATGCTTTCAGGAAGGtttggaaatatttttaattctgtGATAACCCATCATTTGGTCCACAGGTTTCAAATTGAGCAACCTTTAGCTAAATTTCTTCAGATTTGCCTTTTTAGCTTTGAGCTTACTAGTTGCATATAAAACGtaatctataaaaaaagaaggggaCAAAATTTAGAGTGAACATCTgagaaatgaattatttttaattttgaagacCCTCTGTCAGGGGGCAACTTCATTGAAACTGTAATGAAAACTAGAACGGGCGGGTGGAGGTAGCAATAGTAATATTGGAATTGTTTTACGGGACCTGTTACTAGTTCATTGGCTTATCTCAAGCTTAACGTGTTTCTTTGTTAAAATCACAATTGTCCTTCCAGTTAATGCCATTTTACATAATGCAAGAGATACGAAAAGCCATATCCAGTGATTGTGTATTACATGTGTACTTTTGTacgattattttgttttaatgttgtttttgaaTGTGGAATTGAGTAGTCAATATGTAGAAATGAAGTCTTGATGATTGCTTGGTTTAAGCTTGTCATGCAGTACGTGCAGATAAAATTGGTGATGTATTATGGATGAGGAAGTTGCATTACAAGTTCTTCTTATCTTACATGCTTGTTGCAATATTCAATTAAAGAAAGGTTTGAGTCTGTCTGTCTGTTGGATTTGGTCTACATTTTGATGAGGGTCAAGGGCAGGGACCTTGATGAGCTGAATCAAGATTTTTGGGCTGTAACATGTGAAAGTTTCTGAATAAACTGGTCCTTCACTGCTTGCCTCACCTGCCTTATTGACAGTCGAGGACTAGATATTAAACAGTTGTTCGAATGGTACGGTACTTGGCATGAATTTATGCTGGTGCATCAAATATAGGAGGCTAAGCAGTGTGTGGCATTCAAAAACTATTATTTGTGTGTTGGTGGCTAATTTAGGATCAGTGGGGGTGGTAAGAAGTGATTTTGAAATATCTGAAAAACTACCTGGAGAGATATATGCGTGAACCTATGTGTCGGGGATATACGTGTGAACCTATGTGTCAGGAACACTTCCATGCAGTGCATCTCCTAGGAAGGACCTTTGACCAATCACATTTGCTAATTAAATGTATAATTAGTGGAGCAGCTCATTGTCGtccataatttttcaataaatatgaGAGAAAATGGAGTGTGATTTTGTTTAGTTGCAGGTGGATATGGTTCAAAGAGAAATAAAGACTTGTCTCACCAGCCTTGTCATCTGATTTCCTCAGCATGGATGCTTTCTCTATGCTATTCTTTTCTGATGCCCTCAGTTTTGCCTTTTCCTCATaacttgtatgatcagtttgttTCTGGGTGAAGGTTCTCCCTCTTCTGCTAGGTTTTTGGATTTTGCACTGAGTGTTGATTTTACTTCTTGATTCCAGTAGCATGAGATCTTTTGGTTAGGCTACAAGCTCATTCTTGTGTTTGCACTCATCTTTGCTCTCATCTTCAAGAGATTAGAGTCCCATCATATTGTTGACAGTTCTCCTCACCCCCTAAATATGACTGAAAAATTAGCATGCAAAAAGCGTGAGCATGAATAGTTGGATAACTTGGATTTTGGTTTTCACGTTGAGCAAAGAATACGATATTTCATTATATTAGATGATAGGATTCACTTAATTCTGCTCAAATCTTGTAgtcttgaaagaaataattTAGCAGAGATTGGAAGTAAATGCTGAGCTAACGAATGTTTTGATTGACTGCTTGAATACCAGATTTTAGACGTGCTCAAAGTCACAGCATAACACTTGGATTGGAGAAAAGTGCCAGCTTCTTGCAATCTCTTTTACATTTGGTTCAAGTACTGCTGGTATTTGTGTGTGAACGTCAATTTGAAATATGGTCACCCTTTCACCCCGAGTGGTggacttttaattattatcagttctgttgctgtgtttttttgAGCTCAGATTATCCATCATTTAGAAAATTGAAAGCTCTTCTCGGTTTAGAGCTGGTGTTTTTGTAAGGTGaatttttccttttccctttgaatATTGAAGTGTTCCTTTTCTTGGTCTCTTCTACCTATGCAAAATGCTTCTTCAGCAATGAAGTTTAGAAATCAGATGTTCTATGGGATTTCACAGATTTGCCATGACTTAGCAGGTGAAGT includes:
- the LOC118027975 gene encoding uncharacterized protein — translated: MSLHIGNLSSHIRRDELERVFQRFGRCNVRMKDGYGFVVYEFPPNAEKALRALHRRNICGKPLTLSWSNKQPRPLKRFARTARSYEPQHGGNSDRGGDHVKRKLGSNDQKDYRLSFTQADTTSRIPSSADMHREEIVNHQDDIEDHTNKEHQGYREDFLDERGRVGPDPVDNDRWGEQFHNPPNEVGVENGIEFDRYDPYEGIDRRNNDENLQKAYSGGTLALQSSQENAGGDHTSDATLNRLSDVKSQETCYKCGGSGHKMRNCPQENASQRNVTRFDSRHTDDIHGSGRGKGDPEKNGSRSWEKLQSSRDAIPGRRLKNDKQSFSSGRHEEVTRNGRSAVSKETDWSCKKEYERKRQSRKEIESPKRHGTKKGRRSTSSFLHSDNTTSRLHSTSHSFKQLQRSHSHSRSKSVSSSLRSGSTSLYSRSQSSKTMSRSISPTSLSLSVSLGQALPSSSNKAQLIMKGSSDNATTPESKEVFIEEVQQVEGETGLQGDKHGLKTVAVNDNAVSSSKADTEMEKYQPLQKDNDDCLMVSNSLHKAPNSSTQILSEEGTLAAGNLSLEPVLEMECQNYDTFETDHVQVPLKKLDPEAPASSSSFHSTSISAGELSSVLKHYGLGCQDENEKPLPAEAYFGSARLWPWEIIYYRRLKKGLISIENYARRVDQNREFGIVDKYIRSSSGWGELHQENL